The Lasioglossum baleicum chromosome 12, iyLasBale1, whole genome shotgun sequence genome includes a region encoding these proteins:
- the LOC143214296 gene encoding uncharacterized protein LOC143214296 isoform X1 produces MDTEQKMVSSNQPRKTKIFVGRLPENCRNDELRQLFLRFGEVTECDVMNRYGFVHMAREEDAAAAIKALHNSNFKGATINVEQSTGKSRGAGGGRRDGDRRGGPMRGGRGGRDGGRDARPGPYNDRRVLPIQLVGYDGSAAGGVATGYTDYNRGAGDFSGRGADFGTGYTDRGAYGQNVGSAAMGYTSTAPGMGGGYGPATGAVGGYGPTATADYGRTADYTRAAEFGARTDYGNPCVVGGGMTGDFNRGAPGPMDYGRTDNFGANRTVDYTARNDYDRTATGPMRNGGGAVATTGYGTGYSDVGYDESHWPMSTGPSYSTGAPSYSTGPGPQADMFSRRPGSAVPSGAYPPVGGGYTEGYDRPDAYGPPRGGGRFPGPADAMPPRY; encoded by the exons ATGGACACCGAACag aAAATGGTTTCATCTAATCAACCG aggaaaacaaaaatatttgtggGTCGGTTACCAGAGAATTGTCGCAACGATGAGTTGCGacaattatttttacgttttggCGAAGTAACGGAATGCGATGTCATGAATCGGTATGGGTTTGTCCACATGGCCCGAGAGGAAGATGCAGCGGCTGCGATCAAAGCTCTTCACAATTCCAACTTCAAAGGGGCGACAATCAATGTGGAACAGTCAACTGGCAAATCACGAGGCGCAGGAGGAGGACGCAGGGATGGAGACAGAAGAGGTGGACCAATGAGAGGTGGTAGAGGAGGACGAGACGGTGGTAGAGACGCTCGTCCTGGACCCTACAATGATAGAAGAG TTCTTCCGATCCAACTCGTTGGTTACGATGGATCTGCTGCAGGTGGCGTCGCAACGGGGTACACCGATTACAATCGTGGCGCTGGAGACTTTAGTGGACGTGGAGCAGACTTTGGAACTGGCTACACCGATCGTGGAGCGTATGGACAAAACGTGGGAAGCGCGGCAATGGGTTACACTTCAACAGCACCAGGAATGGGAGGAGGATATGGACCAGCGACTGGCGCCGTCGGAGGATATGGACCTACTGCTACTGCTGATTATGGCCGAACCGCGGACTATACCCGCGCTGCAGAGTTTGGAGCTAGAACAGATTATGGTAATCCTTGTG TAGTTGGAGGTGGAATGACTGGAGATTTTAATCGTGGTGCACCTGGTCCTATGGATTACGGACGCACTGATAATTTCGGTGCAAATCGCACAGTTGATTACACAGCTAGAAATGATTATGACCGAACTGCAACTGGTCCTATGAGAAACGGTGGTGGTGCCGTTGCCACTACTGGTTATGGGACAGGGTACTCAGATGTAGGATATGATGAAAGCCACTG GCCAATGAGTACTGGACCTAGCTACAGCACTGGGGCACCTAGTTACAGCACTGGTCCTGGACCACAAGCAGATATGTTTAGTAGAAGACCCGGCAGTGCCGTCCCCAGTGGTGCATATCCGCCTGTTGGTGGAGG TTATACCGAAGGATATGACAGACCAGATGCTTATGGTCCCCCGCGTGGTGGTGGACG CTTCCCAGGTCCGGCAGACGCGATGCCACCGAGGTACTAA
- the LOC143214296 gene encoding uncharacterized protein LOC143214296 isoform X5: MDTEQKMVSSNQPRKTKIFVGRLPENCRNDELRQLFLRFGEVTECDVMNRYGFVHMAREEDAAAAIKALHNSNFKGATINVEQSTGKSRGAGGGRRDGDRRGGPMRGGRGGRDGGRDARPGPYNDRRGGVATGYTDYNRGAGDFSGRGADFGTGYTDRGAYGQNVGSAAMGYTSTAPGMGGGYGPATGAVGGYGPTATADYGRTADYTRAAEFGARTDYGNPCVVGGGMTGDFNRGAPGPMDYGRTDNFGANRTVDYTARNDYDRTATGPMRNGGGAVATTGYGTGYSDVGYDESHWPMSTGPSYSTGAPSYSTGPGPQADMFSRRPGSAVPSGAYPPVGGGYTEGYDRPDAYGPPRGGGRFPGPADAMPPRY, encoded by the exons ATGGACACCGAACag aAAATGGTTTCATCTAATCAACCG aggaaaacaaaaatatttgtggGTCGGTTACCAGAGAATTGTCGCAACGATGAGTTGCGacaattatttttacgttttggCGAAGTAACGGAATGCGATGTCATGAATCGGTATGGGTTTGTCCACATGGCCCGAGAGGAAGATGCAGCGGCTGCGATCAAAGCTCTTCACAATTCCAACTTCAAAGGGGCGACAATCAATGTGGAACAGTCAACTGGCAAATCACGAGGCGCAGGAGGAGGACGCAGGGATGGAGACAGAAGAGGTGGACCAATGAGAGGTGGTAGAGGAGGACGAGACGGTGGTAGAGACGCTCGTCCTGGACCCTACAATGATAGAAGAG GTGGCGTCGCAACGGGGTACACCGATTACAATCGTGGCGCTGGAGACTTTAGTGGACGTGGAGCAGACTTTGGAACTGGCTACACCGATCGTGGAGCGTATGGACAAAACGTGGGAAGCGCGGCAATGGGTTACACTTCAACAGCACCAGGAATGGGAGGAGGATATGGACCAGCGACTGGCGCCGTCGGAGGATATGGACCTACTGCTACTGCTGATTATGGCCGAACCGCGGACTATACCCGCGCTGCAGAGTTTGGAGCTAGAACAGATTATGGTAATCCTTGTG TAGTTGGAGGTGGAATGACTGGAGATTTTAATCGTGGTGCACCTGGTCCTATGGATTACGGACGCACTGATAATTTCGGTGCAAATCGCACAGTTGATTACACAGCTAGAAATGATTATGACCGAACTGCAACTGGTCCTATGAGAAACGGTGGTGGTGCCGTTGCCACTACTGGTTATGGGACAGGGTACTCAGATGTAGGATATGATGAAAGCCACTG GCCAATGAGTACTGGACCTAGCTACAGCACTGGGGCACCTAGTTACAGCACTGGTCCTGGACCACAAGCAGATATGTTTAGTAGAAGACCCGGCAGTGCCGTCCCCAGTGGTGCATATCCGCCTGTTGGTGGAGG TTATACCGAAGGATATGACAGACCAGATGCTTATGGTCCCCCGCGTGGTGGTGGACG CTTCCCAGGTCCGGCAGACGCGATGCCACCGAGGTACTAA
- the LOC143214296 gene encoding uncharacterized protein LOC143214296 isoform X3, producing MVSSNQPRKTKIFVGRLPENCRNDELRQLFLRFGEVTECDVMNRYGFVHMAREEDAAAAIKALHNSNFKGATINVEQSTGKSRGAGGGRRDGDRRGGPMRGGRGGRDGGRDARPGPYNDRRVLPIQLVGYDGSAAGGVATGYTDYNRGAGDFSGRGADFGTGYTDRGAYGQNVGSAAMGYTSTAPGMGGGYGPATGAVGGYGPTATADYGRTADYTRAAEFGARTDYGNPCVVGGGMTGDFNRGAPGPMDYGRTDNFGANRTVDYTARNDYDRTATGPMRNGGGAVATTGYGTGYSDVGYDESHWPMSTGPSYSTGAPSYSTGPGPQADMFSRRPGSAVPSGAYPPVGGGYTEGYDRPDAYGPPRGGGRFPGPADAMPPRY from the exons ATGGTTTCATCTAATCAACCG aggaaaacaaaaatatttgtggGTCGGTTACCAGAGAATTGTCGCAACGATGAGTTGCGacaattatttttacgttttggCGAAGTAACGGAATGCGATGTCATGAATCGGTATGGGTTTGTCCACATGGCCCGAGAGGAAGATGCAGCGGCTGCGATCAAAGCTCTTCACAATTCCAACTTCAAAGGGGCGACAATCAATGTGGAACAGTCAACTGGCAAATCACGAGGCGCAGGAGGAGGACGCAGGGATGGAGACAGAAGAGGTGGACCAATGAGAGGTGGTAGAGGAGGACGAGACGGTGGTAGAGACGCTCGTCCTGGACCCTACAATGATAGAAGAG TTCTTCCGATCCAACTCGTTGGTTACGATGGATCTGCTGCAGGTGGCGTCGCAACGGGGTACACCGATTACAATCGTGGCGCTGGAGACTTTAGTGGACGTGGAGCAGACTTTGGAACTGGCTACACCGATCGTGGAGCGTATGGACAAAACGTGGGAAGCGCGGCAATGGGTTACACTTCAACAGCACCAGGAATGGGAGGAGGATATGGACCAGCGACTGGCGCCGTCGGAGGATATGGACCTACTGCTACTGCTGATTATGGCCGAACCGCGGACTATACCCGCGCTGCAGAGTTTGGAGCTAGAACAGATTATGGTAATCCTTGTG TAGTTGGAGGTGGAATGACTGGAGATTTTAATCGTGGTGCACCTGGTCCTATGGATTACGGACGCACTGATAATTTCGGTGCAAATCGCACAGTTGATTACACAGCTAGAAATGATTATGACCGAACTGCAACTGGTCCTATGAGAAACGGTGGTGGTGCCGTTGCCACTACTGGTTATGGGACAGGGTACTCAGATGTAGGATATGATGAAAGCCACTG GCCAATGAGTACTGGACCTAGCTACAGCACTGGGGCACCTAGTTACAGCACTGGTCCTGGACCACAAGCAGATATGTTTAGTAGAAGACCCGGCAGTGCCGTCCCCAGTGGTGCATATCCGCCTGTTGGTGGAGG TTATACCGAAGGATATGACAGACCAGATGCTTATGGTCCCCCGCGTGGTGGTGGACG CTTCCCAGGTCCGGCAGACGCGATGCCACCGAGGTACTAA
- the LOC143214296 gene encoding uncharacterized protein LOC143214296 isoform X6 produces the protein MDTEQKMVSSNQPRKTKIFVGRLPENCRNDELRQLFLRFGEVTECDVMNRYGFVHMAREEDAAAAIKALHNSNFKGATINVEQSTGKSRGAGGGRRDGDRRGGPMRVLPIQLVGYDGSAAGGVATGYTDYNRGAGDFSGRGADFGTGYTDRGAYGQNVGSAAMGYTSTAPGMGGGYGPATGAVGGYGPTATADYGRTADYTRAAEFGARTDYGNPCVVGGGMTGDFNRGAPGPMDYGRTDNFGANRTVDYTARNDYDRTATGPMRNGGGAVATTGYGTGYSDVGYDESHWPMSTGPSYSTGAPSYSTGPGPQADMFSRRPGSAVPSGAYPPVGGGYTEGYDRPDAYGPPRGGGRFPGPADAMPPRY, from the exons ATGGACACCGAACag aAAATGGTTTCATCTAATCAACCG aggaaaacaaaaatatttgtggGTCGGTTACCAGAGAATTGTCGCAACGATGAGTTGCGacaattatttttacgttttggCGAAGTAACGGAATGCGATGTCATGAATCGGTATGGGTTTGTCCACATGGCCCGAGAGGAAGATGCAGCGGCTGCGATCAAAGCTCTTCACAATTCCAACTTCAAAGGGGCGACAATCAATGTGGAACAGTCAACTGGCAAATCACGAGGCGCAGGAGGAGGACGCAGGGATGGAGACAGAAGAGGTGGACCAATGAGAG TTCTTCCGATCCAACTCGTTGGTTACGATGGATCTGCTGCAGGTGGCGTCGCAACGGGGTACACCGATTACAATCGTGGCGCTGGAGACTTTAGTGGACGTGGAGCAGACTTTGGAACTGGCTACACCGATCGTGGAGCGTATGGACAAAACGTGGGAAGCGCGGCAATGGGTTACACTTCAACAGCACCAGGAATGGGAGGAGGATATGGACCAGCGACTGGCGCCGTCGGAGGATATGGACCTACTGCTACTGCTGATTATGGCCGAACCGCGGACTATACCCGCGCTGCAGAGTTTGGAGCTAGAACAGATTATGGTAATCCTTGTG TAGTTGGAGGTGGAATGACTGGAGATTTTAATCGTGGTGCACCTGGTCCTATGGATTACGGACGCACTGATAATTTCGGTGCAAATCGCACAGTTGATTACACAGCTAGAAATGATTATGACCGAACTGCAACTGGTCCTATGAGAAACGGTGGTGGTGCCGTTGCCACTACTGGTTATGGGACAGGGTACTCAGATGTAGGATATGATGAAAGCCACTG GCCAATGAGTACTGGACCTAGCTACAGCACTGGGGCACCTAGTTACAGCACTGGTCCTGGACCACAAGCAGATATGTTTAGTAGAAGACCCGGCAGTGCCGTCCCCAGTGGTGCATATCCGCCTGTTGGTGGAGG TTATACCGAAGGATATGACAGACCAGATGCTTATGGTCCCCCGCGTGGTGGTGGACG CTTCCCAGGTCCGGCAGACGCGATGCCACCGAGGTACTAA
- the LOC143214296 gene encoding uncharacterized protein LOC143214296 isoform X7: MDTEQKMVSSNQPRKTKIFVGRLPENCRNDELRQLFLRFGEVTECDVMNRYGFVHMAREEDAAAAIKALHNSNFKGATINVEQSTGKSRGAGGGRRDGDRRGGPMRGGVATGYTDYNRGAGDFSGRGADFGTGYTDRGAYGQNVGSAAMGYTSTAPGMGGGYGPATGAVGGYGPTATADYGRTADYTRAAEFGARTDYGNPCVVGGGMTGDFNRGAPGPMDYGRTDNFGANRTVDYTARNDYDRTATGPMRNGGGAVATTGYGTGYSDVGYDESHWPMSTGPSYSTGAPSYSTGPGPQADMFSRRPGSAVPSGAYPPVGGGYTEGYDRPDAYGPPRGGGRFPGPADAMPPRY, translated from the exons ATGGACACCGAACag aAAATGGTTTCATCTAATCAACCG aggaaaacaaaaatatttgtggGTCGGTTACCAGAGAATTGTCGCAACGATGAGTTGCGacaattatttttacgttttggCGAAGTAACGGAATGCGATGTCATGAATCGGTATGGGTTTGTCCACATGGCCCGAGAGGAAGATGCAGCGGCTGCGATCAAAGCTCTTCACAATTCCAACTTCAAAGGGGCGACAATCAATGTGGAACAGTCAACTGGCAAATCACGAGGCGCAGGAGGAGGACGCAGGGATGGAGACAGAAGAGGTGGACCAATGAGAG GTGGCGTCGCAACGGGGTACACCGATTACAATCGTGGCGCTGGAGACTTTAGTGGACGTGGAGCAGACTTTGGAACTGGCTACACCGATCGTGGAGCGTATGGACAAAACGTGGGAAGCGCGGCAATGGGTTACACTTCAACAGCACCAGGAATGGGAGGAGGATATGGACCAGCGACTGGCGCCGTCGGAGGATATGGACCTACTGCTACTGCTGATTATGGCCGAACCGCGGACTATACCCGCGCTGCAGAGTTTGGAGCTAGAACAGATTATGGTAATCCTTGTG TAGTTGGAGGTGGAATGACTGGAGATTTTAATCGTGGTGCACCTGGTCCTATGGATTACGGACGCACTGATAATTTCGGTGCAAATCGCACAGTTGATTACACAGCTAGAAATGATTATGACCGAACTGCAACTGGTCCTATGAGAAACGGTGGTGGTGCCGTTGCCACTACTGGTTATGGGACAGGGTACTCAGATGTAGGATATGATGAAAGCCACTG GCCAATGAGTACTGGACCTAGCTACAGCACTGGGGCACCTAGTTACAGCACTGGTCCTGGACCACAAGCAGATATGTTTAGTAGAAGACCCGGCAGTGCCGTCCCCAGTGGTGCATATCCGCCTGTTGGTGGAGG TTATACCGAAGGATATGACAGACCAGATGCTTATGGTCCCCCGCGTGGTGGTGGACG CTTCCCAGGTCCGGCAGACGCGATGCCACCGAGGTACTAA
- the LOC143214296 gene encoding uncharacterized protein LOC143214296 isoform X2 — protein MDTEQKMVSSNQPRKTKIFVGRLPENCRNDELRQLFLRFGEVTECDVMNRYGFVHMAREEDAAAAIKALHNSNFKGATINVEQSTGKSRGAGGGRRDGDRRGGPMRGGRGGRDGGRDARPGPYNDRRVLPIQLVGYDGSAAGGVATGYTDYNRGAGDFSGRGADFGTGYTDRGAYGQNVGSAAMGYTSTAPGMGGGYGPATGAVGGYGPTATADYGRTADYTRAAEFGARTDYVVGGGMTGDFNRGAPGPMDYGRTDNFGANRTVDYTARNDYDRTATGPMRNGGGAVATTGYGTGYSDVGYDESHWPMSTGPSYSTGAPSYSTGPGPQADMFSRRPGSAVPSGAYPPVGGGYTEGYDRPDAYGPPRGGGRFPGPADAMPPRY, from the exons ATGGACACCGAACag aAAATGGTTTCATCTAATCAACCG aggaaaacaaaaatatttgtggGTCGGTTACCAGAGAATTGTCGCAACGATGAGTTGCGacaattatttttacgttttggCGAAGTAACGGAATGCGATGTCATGAATCGGTATGGGTTTGTCCACATGGCCCGAGAGGAAGATGCAGCGGCTGCGATCAAAGCTCTTCACAATTCCAACTTCAAAGGGGCGACAATCAATGTGGAACAGTCAACTGGCAAATCACGAGGCGCAGGAGGAGGACGCAGGGATGGAGACAGAAGAGGTGGACCAATGAGAGGTGGTAGAGGAGGACGAGACGGTGGTAGAGACGCTCGTCCTGGACCCTACAATGATAGAAGAG TTCTTCCGATCCAACTCGTTGGTTACGATGGATCTGCTGCAGGTGGCGTCGCAACGGGGTACACCGATTACAATCGTGGCGCTGGAGACTTTAGTGGACGTGGAGCAGACTTTGGAACTGGCTACACCGATCGTGGAGCGTATGGACAAAACGTGGGAAGCGCGGCAATGGGTTACACTTCAACAGCACCAGGAATGGGAGGAGGATATGGACCAGCGACTGGCGCCGTCGGAGGATATGGACCTACTGCTACTGCTGATTATGGCCGAACCGCGGACTATACCCGCGCTGCAGAGTTTGGAGCTAGAACAGATTATG TAGTTGGAGGTGGAATGACTGGAGATTTTAATCGTGGTGCACCTGGTCCTATGGATTACGGACGCACTGATAATTTCGGTGCAAATCGCACAGTTGATTACACAGCTAGAAATGATTATGACCGAACTGCAACTGGTCCTATGAGAAACGGTGGTGGTGCCGTTGCCACTACTGGTTATGGGACAGGGTACTCAGATGTAGGATATGATGAAAGCCACTG GCCAATGAGTACTGGACCTAGCTACAGCACTGGGGCACCTAGTTACAGCACTGGTCCTGGACCACAAGCAGATATGTTTAGTAGAAGACCCGGCAGTGCCGTCCCCAGTGGTGCATATCCGCCTGTTGGTGGAGG TTATACCGAAGGATATGACAGACCAGATGCTTATGGTCCCCCGCGTGGTGGTGGACG CTTCCCAGGTCCGGCAGACGCGATGCCACCGAGGTACTAA
- the LOC143214296 gene encoding uncharacterized protein LOC143214296 isoform X4, giving the protein MDTEQKMVSSNQPRKTKIFVGRLPENCRNDELRQLFLRFGEVTECDVMNRYGFVHMAREEDAAAAIKALHNSNFKGATINVEQSTGKSRGAGGGRRDGDRRGGPMRGGRGGRDGGRDARPGPYNDRRVLPIQLVGYDGSAAGGVATGYTDYNRGAGDFSGRGADFGTGYTDRGAYGQNVGSAAMGYTSTAPGMGGGYGPATGAVGGYGPTATADYGRTADYTRAAEFGARTDYGNPCVVGGGMTGDFNRGAPGPMDYGRTDNFGANRTVDYTARNDYDRTATGPMRNGGGAVATTGYGTGYSDVGYDESHWPMSTGPSYSTGAPSYSTGPGPQADMFSRRPGSAVPSGAYPPVGGGYTEGYDRPDAYGPPRGGGRLQAG; this is encoded by the exons ATGGACACCGAACag aAAATGGTTTCATCTAATCAACCG aggaaaacaaaaatatttgtggGTCGGTTACCAGAGAATTGTCGCAACGATGAGTTGCGacaattatttttacgttttggCGAAGTAACGGAATGCGATGTCATGAATCGGTATGGGTTTGTCCACATGGCCCGAGAGGAAGATGCAGCGGCTGCGATCAAAGCTCTTCACAATTCCAACTTCAAAGGGGCGACAATCAATGTGGAACAGTCAACTGGCAAATCACGAGGCGCAGGAGGAGGACGCAGGGATGGAGACAGAAGAGGTGGACCAATGAGAGGTGGTAGAGGAGGACGAGACGGTGGTAGAGACGCTCGTCCTGGACCCTACAATGATAGAAGAG TTCTTCCGATCCAACTCGTTGGTTACGATGGATCTGCTGCAGGTGGCGTCGCAACGGGGTACACCGATTACAATCGTGGCGCTGGAGACTTTAGTGGACGTGGAGCAGACTTTGGAACTGGCTACACCGATCGTGGAGCGTATGGACAAAACGTGGGAAGCGCGGCAATGGGTTACACTTCAACAGCACCAGGAATGGGAGGAGGATATGGACCAGCGACTGGCGCCGTCGGAGGATATGGACCTACTGCTACTGCTGATTATGGCCGAACCGCGGACTATACCCGCGCTGCAGAGTTTGGAGCTAGAACAGATTATGGTAATCCTTGTG TAGTTGGAGGTGGAATGACTGGAGATTTTAATCGTGGTGCACCTGGTCCTATGGATTACGGACGCACTGATAATTTCGGTGCAAATCGCACAGTTGATTACACAGCTAGAAATGATTATGACCGAACTGCAACTGGTCCTATGAGAAACGGTGGTGGTGCCGTTGCCACTACTGGTTATGGGACAGGGTACTCAGATGTAGGATATGATGAAAGCCACTG GCCAATGAGTACTGGACCTAGCTACAGCACTGGGGCACCTAGTTACAGCACTGGTCCTGGACCACAAGCAGATATGTTTAGTAGAAGACCCGGCAGTGCCGTCCCCAGTGGTGCATATCCGCCTGTTGGTGGAGG TTATACCGAAGGATATGACAGACCAGATGCTTATGGTCCCCCGCGTGGTGGTGGACG